A genomic segment from uncultured Methanobrevibacter sp. encodes:
- a CDS encoding ECF transporter S component encodes MSAMDQMLTNMTTSGNAVVNSQIFTITMVIFLILFIVGVFYAIFKMYEAKKPPVESIVLIAVLTAIAVVGRIILMSIPAVNLASFIIIMVGVVFGKEEGFLVGALTAFVSGLFMGMGYWVLFQMLAWGLMGASAGFLASRFDSVGFRIVFGLLWGFLYGWITDISAIFYSGTALEITPIIALYLNGVSYDLTHGVTNAVLLVVLYDWFKKMFTRAKVKYLAGHSSDNESISLSD; translated from the coding sequence ATGAGTGCAATGGATCAAATGTTAACAAATATGACTACAAGTGGAAATGCGGTGGTGAATAGTCAGATATTTACCATCACTATGGTGATTTTCCTAATCCTTTTCATTGTAGGTGTGTTTTATGCAATATTCAAGATGTATGAGGCTAAAAAGCCACCGGTTGAATCTATCGTATTGATTGCTGTATTGACAGCTATTGCTGTTGTAGGGCGTATAATTCTCATGTCAATTCCTGCTGTAAACTTGGCATCTTTCATTATAATAATGGTGGGTGTAGTCTTTGGCAAGGAGGAAGGTTTCCTTGTTGGAGCATTGACTGCATTCGTATCAGGTCTCTTTATGGGAATGGGATACTGGGTCCTGTTCCAGATGCTTGCTTGGGGGCTTATGGGAGCCAGTGCAGGATTCCTCGCTTCCAGATTTGATAGTGTAGGATTCAGGATAGTATTTGGGCTTCTTTGGGGATTCCTCTATGGTTGGATTACAGACATTTCAGCTATTTTCTATTCAGGAACCGCTTTGGAGATAACTCCAATCATTGCATTATACCTTAATGGTGTAAGCTATGACTTAACCCACGGTGTAACCAATGCAGTGCTTTTAGTGGTATTGTATGATTGGTTCAAGAAGATGTTTACCAGAGCTAAAGTGAAATACTTGGCTGGACATTCTTCTGATAATGAAAGCATTAGTCTTAGTGACTAA
- a CDS encoding DUF5654 family protein, whose product MVAKTVMKTIITLVTTAFGLVAGLAWNDAIQKLIETLVGTGDALGGLFIYAIIVTILAVVVTIILARMAAKMGIEVDDEV is encoded by the coding sequence ATGGTAGCAAAAACTGTTATGAAAACTATTATTACCTTAGTAACCACTGCATTCGGTTTAGTTGCAGGTTTAGCATGGAACGATGCAATCCAAAAGTTAATTGAAACCTTAGTAGGTACTGGAGATGCACTTGGCGGATTATTCATATATGCTATTATTGTAACTATATTAGCTGTTGTTGTAACCATCATTCTTGCTAGAATGGCTGCTAAAATGGGTATTGAAGTAGATGATGAAGTTTAA
- a CDS encoding zinc ribbon domain-containing protein — protein MAKYCGNCGRELSDNAKFCPNCGWEYVPRYKADHYSNSQAKEEFDGPFDDFDNRSSTNPFESSSKKDSSKSSGNDKGSIGNEEKFPFKKVCIALFILLLLFSIITFFSYDNNNSSDYDTSVIEDSADNISVDENKYSFNPHESWGDDPYKISVDRNTYLSGEGEVQLIDSNHSYNIESDGFNITEYETYYVNVDDDDWYVLDIFKCEFETPSQRQVYSTDLSDGDPILIYAGKGEYDGYGIIIPNSSDNATYKNTGFLESIFHYKGE, from the coding sequence ATGGCAAAATATTGTGGAAACTGTGGCAGGGAACTTTCTGATAATGCAAAGTTCTGTCCTAATTGCGGTTGGGAATACGTTCCAAGGTACAAGGCAGATCACTATTCAAACTCACAAGCAAAAGAAGAGTTTGACGGGCCATTTGATGATTTTGATAACAGAAGTTCTACAAATCCTTTTGAAAGCTCTTCCAAAAAGGATTCATCAAAGAGTTCTGGAAATGATAAAGGAAGCATAGGAAATGAAGAAAAATTTCCTTTTAAAAAGGTATGCATTGCTCTTTTCATTCTATTGCTATTGTTTTCAATCATAACATTTTTTTCCTATGATAACAACAATTCAAGCGATTATGACACTTCAGTCATAGAGGATAGTGCAGATAACATATCTGTAGATGAAAACAAATATAGCTTCAATCCTCATGAATCTTGGGGTGATGACCCTTATAAAATTTCAGTAGATAGGAATACATATCTCAGCGGTGAAGGTGAGGTTCAACTTATAGATTCAAACCATTCATACAACATTGAATCAGATGGATTCAACATCACAGAATATGAAACCTATTACGTGAATGTGGATGATGATGACTGGTATGTATTGGACATTTTCAAATGCGAATTTGAAACTCCTTCACAAAGGCAAGTCTATTCAACAGATCTTTCAGATGGAGACCCAATTCTCATTTATGCTGGAAAGGGGGAATATGACGGCTATGGAATAATAATTCCAAATTCAAGTGATAATGCAACTTATAAAAACACTGGATTTTTAGAGTCTATTTTCCATTATAAGGGTGAATAA
- the modA gene encoding molybdate ABC transporter substrate-binding protein, producing the protein MNRKALIIAVLALIAVISVGSCSAGWFDFLGGEQDLNGQTVNLAAAASLKNVYDDELIPMFEEKYPGVKVVPTYASSGDLQTQIENGLEADVFMSAANKQMNALADEGIVDNTTNLQFLENKIVLIVPADSNSDIKSFEDLANVDGTIAIGDPESVPAGQYAKEILTNLGLWDKLESKFSLGTDVTAVLNQVGQGSAEAGIVYATDAKSTDDVKVICEAPDDALDTPCIYPVAQIKDSKNADAAKAFMDFLQTQEAKDKFVEYGFTLHE; encoded by the coding sequence ATGAATAGAAAAGCTTTGATTATTGCTGTTTTAGCATTGATAGCGGTTATTAGTGTAGGTTCATGCTCTGCTGGATGGTTTGACTTCCTCGGCGGTGAACAAGACTTAAACGGACAAACTGTTAATTTAGCTGCAGCAGCTAGTTTAAAAAATGTATATGATGATGAATTGATCCCTATGTTTGAAGAAAAGTATCCTGGTGTAAAAGTAGTGCCAACTTACGCTTCAAGCGGTGACTTGCAAACTCAAATTGAAAACGGTTTAGAGGCAGATGTTTTCATGTCTGCTGCTAACAAACAAATGAACGCTTTAGCTGATGAAGGTATAGTTGATAATACTACCAACCTCCAATTCTTGGAAAACAAAATCGTATTGATTGTACCTGCTGATTCCAATTCCGACATTAAATCCTTTGAAGATTTAGCAAATGTTGATGGAACCATTGCTATCGGTGACCCTGAATCTGTACCTGCAGGACAATACGCTAAAGAAATCTTAACCAACCTCGGTCTTTGGGACAAACTTGAATCCAAATTCTCTTTAGGTACTGACGTAACTGCAGTATTGAACCAAGTAGGTCAAGGATCTGCTGAAGCTGGTATTGTATACGCTACTGATGCTAAATCCACTGATGATGTAAAAGTCATTTGTGAAGCTCCTGATGATGCATTAGACACTCCATGTATCTATCCTGTAGCTCAAATCAAAGATTCTAAAAATGCAGATGCTGCAAAAGCATTCATGGACTTCTTGCAAACCCAAGAAGCTAAAGACAAATTCGTAGAATACGGATTTACTCTTCACGAATAA
- the modB gene encoding molybdate ABC transporter permease subunit: MTDWSPIFISMKTASVSIFITFFLGLIVAWGLFKMKNDTGKIVLDGIFTLPLVLPPTVVGFFLLWIFGVRGPIGSFFIDFFAYKIAFSWPATVIAAVVMSFPLMYRSARGAFEQIDSNLLDAGRTLGMSEWKIFWKVAFANALPGILSGGILAYARGLGEFGATAMLAGNIAGQTRTLPMAVYSEVAAGNMGDAFGYVIFIVFIAFIVIFIMDYVTLRKEKQWR, encoded by the coding sequence ATGACAGATTGGTCCCCAATTTTCATCTCAATGAAAACCGCAAGCGTATCAATTTTCATAACCTTTTTCTTAGGTTTGATTGTTGCTTGGGGTCTTTTTAAGATGAAAAATGACACTGGAAAAATTGTATTGGACGGCATATTCACATTGCCTCTCGTATTGCCACCTACTGTAGTGGGTTTCTTTTTATTATGGATTTTTGGTGTCAGAGGGCCTATAGGAAGTTTTTTCATTGACTTTTTTGCATACAAAATAGCTTTCTCATGGCCTGCAACTGTAATTGCAGCAGTAGTGATGTCTTTTCCTTTGATGTACCGTTCCGCAAGAGGTGCATTTGAGCAAATCGATTCCAACCTATTGGATGCAGGACGTACATTAGGGATGTCTGAATGGAAGATCTTTTGGAAAGTTGCATTTGCAAACGCATTGCCTGGAATACTCAGTGGTGGAATTCTTGCATATGCACGTGGATTAGGTGAGTTCGGTGCTACAGCTATGCTTGCAGGAAACATAGCAGGACAAACTAGAACACTCCCAATGGCTGTTTATTCAGAAGTGGCTGCAGGTAATATGGGAGATGCATTTGGCTATGTAATATTCATTGTTTTCATAGCTTTCATTGTGATATTCATCATGGATTATGTCACTTTACGTAAGGAAAAGCAATGGAGATAA
- a CDS encoding sulfate/molybdate ABC transporter ATP-binding protein — MTKLLKVNIQKELKEFDLDVDFELKKGCLGILGPSGCGKSMTLKSIAGIVNPDNGFISLNDTVYFDSSNKTNLKPQKRNVGYLFQNYALFPNMTVEENVAIGLGKDYDKNHLSEIIKRYHLNGLEKRYPRELSGGQQQRVALARIMAYGPDVILFDEPFSAMDTFLKEQLRLELVNSLKDFDGFSIMVTHNRDEAFQFCDELIILDKGKVIAKGDTHEVFENPRKVQVARLTGCKNISRIEIIDDYHVKSLDWGLELEVSQKLSPNITHIGIRAHDFSSAKEDDLNAFDTLGSTKIEMPFEWEITLANGLWWKYDKQIHQHEFAIPDYLKVDPKNIILLEE; from the coding sequence ATGACTAAGTTATTGAAGGTAAATATCCAAAAGGAACTTAAGGAATTTGATTTGGATGTTGATTTTGAGTTGAAAAAGGGATGTTTAGGTATTTTAGGTCCTTCCGGTTGTGGAAAAAGTATGACATTGAAATCCATTGCAGGTATTGTAAATCCTGATAATGGTTTCATAAGCTTAAATGACACTGTTTATTTTGATTCAAGCAATAAAACTAACTTAAAACCTCAAAAGAGAAATGTAGGTTACCTGTTCCAGAATTATGCACTGTTTCCAAATATGACAGTGGAGGAAAACGTTGCAATAGGATTGGGAAAGGATTATGACAAGAATCACTTGTCTGAAATAATTAAGCGCTATCACTTGAACGGTTTGGAAAAGAGATATCCTAGAGAGTTGTCTGGAGGTCAACAGCAAAGGGTTGCATTGGCTCGTATAATGGCTTATGGTCCTGATGTAATATTGTTTGATGAGCCTTTCAGTGCTATGGATACTTTCCTAAAGGAACAGTTGCGTCTTGAGCTTGTCAATTCTTTAAAGGATTTTGATGGATTTTCAATCATGGTCACTCATAATCGTGATGAGGCGTTCCAGTTCTGTGATGAGTTAATAATATTGGATAAGGGTAAGGTCATAGCGAAAGGAGACACTCATGAAGTCTTTGAAAATCCAAGAAAGGTTCAGGTTGCAAGGCTTACAGGTTGTAAGAACATCTCTAGAATTGAAATAATTGATGACTATCATGTAAAGTCATTGGATTGGGGACTTGAGCTTGAAGTCTCTCAAAAGCTCTCACCTAATATCACTCATATTGGAATAAGGGCTCACGATTTCTCTTCTGCTAAGGAGGATGACTTGAATGCATTTGATACATTAGGTTCAACAAAGATAGAAATGCCTTTTGAATGGGAGATAACCTTGGCAAATGGATTATGGTGGAAATATGACAAACAAATCCATCAACATGAGTTTGCTATTCCTGATTATCTTAAAGTAGATCCTAAAAACATTATTTTATTGGAAGAGTAG
- a CDS encoding DUF5814 domain-containing protein — MIVLNKRKKTWEMYPIGSPKGALNTKRKPEFIGVLKFKEDEEGSISINRFVIKDEKEDKLYPPSKAINILRSQAVFLAEKDDKLEAFLKQNNIKVRFTNICQHCSFEGEVTIINSDFSYLYHDQLICKTCAENTIKRELQLRGYDKKVFRNFKRVLEKTGSLDDVLEMLSPRFDPLAHTDLTLFDRVKVHDDKIPKIAMKRLKIPEEFKQVILKEKNDYLLPVQYLAIREGLLKGENLLVVSATGSGKTLVGELAGIPKALNGKKFLFLTPLVALANQKYRDFKKRYEPLGLKVAIKVGMNRIKAKGELKLPNSNIQDADIVVGTYEGIDFMLRSGDSAALNDLGLVLIDEIHTISDEERGLRLNGLIKRIEHIFPKTQVIGLSATIKNPQDLANDFNMKLVQYKERPVPLERHIVFVRGDVQRRIIMRKLVQREYYSTSSKGFKGQTLIFTNSRRKTHKIANFLSGKGINASAYHAGLSYFKKEKIEKDFSKGKIAAVVTTAALAAGVDFPASQVIFESLLMGNKWITPNEFSQMLGRAGRPTYHDRGVIYLVPEIGSEFDNESEEAVALDLLESDVEDIFVDYTEDGSLEQILTDISSKSLRKVNDVEEFYQNIPVPMDIMTALDELEDKDAINIHADDTIDTTRFGRAVAMSFLSVDDGVIIKDSINDPHYLSYYYKKPFFKTNLKELRFLSEKIDESNENALKKNKKIQNKSKSKSKDSSKKDKKDKKETKEKDKKDNKDNKKKNKSKKGYKKNNEDKSKNKDKSKDKPKKPIKTNENKNKDNDNNQSSGIKFIVEEDVEEKPVKKETKKESKTSMYIDNIADYFNGLNQSKDYKSSSSDNIGSSNQKNDYKSSKKDKSKDNKSDVIYNKKTSNKSKKNKKNKNNNAAAVKQIKFKENIFADIHEKMSKDEVNSNDLLKVQSIALDLELFENAYLAPVVHKQIISALKMNFSTRLFAESTLDIISSGEAISKIDKKFQDALLKIQIDFLRCDCNERPFCECLQRGISYYIINQRLNGKDPIDISNSLLKEYQIQTYPGDIFSWLDAYVRNLDAIRRIAKAFGKKDIVQVSEKLMKIVESGK, encoded by the coding sequence ATGATAGTATTAAACAAAAGAAAAAAGACTTGGGAAATGTACCCTATTGGAAGCCCTAAAGGAGCTTTGAATACAAAGCGAAAGCCTGAATTCATCGGTGTATTGAAATTCAAGGAAGATGAGGAAGGCTCAATTTCCATAAACCGTTTTGTAATCAAGGATGAAAAGGAAGACAAGCTCTATCCTCCTTCAAAGGCAATTAATATATTGCGTTCTCAAGCTGTTTTCTTGGCAGAGAAGGATGATAAGCTGGAAGCTTTCCTAAAGCAGAACAACATCAAGGTCAGATTCACTAATATCTGCCAGCATTGCAGTTTTGAAGGGGAAGTCACCATAATCAATTCAGACTTTTCATATCTCTATCATGACCAATTGATCTGCAAGACCTGTGCTGAAAATACAATTAAAAGGGAGCTTCAGCTTAGGGGATATGACAAGAAGGTATTCAGGAACTTCAAGAGAGTGCTTGAAAAGACAGGCAGTCTGGATGATGTTTTGGAAATGCTTTCACCAAGATTTGACCCACTGGCCCACACAGACTTGACACTCTTTGATAGAGTCAAGGTCCATGACGATAAGATTCCTAAAATAGCCATGAAAAGGCTTAAGATACCTGAAGAGTTCAAGCAAGTCATATTAAAAGAGAAAAATGATTATCTCCTTCCAGTCCAATATTTAGCTATTAGGGAAGGATTATTGAAAGGTGAAAACCTATTGGTTGTCTCAGCAACTGGTAGTGGAAAGACATTGGTTGGAGAGCTTGCAGGTATTCCAAAGGCATTGAACGGCAAGAAATTCTTATTTTTAACTCCACTTGTAGCGCTTGCAAACCAGAAGTATAGGGATTTCAAAAAGAGATATGAACCTTTAGGTCTAAAAGTAGCGATTAAAGTGGGTATGAACCGTATCAAGGCTAAAGGAGAGCTAAAGTTACCTAATTCAAACATTCAGGATGCAGATATTGTTGTAGGTACCTATGAGGGAATAGACTTTATGCTAAGGTCTGGAGATTCTGCTGCATTGAATGACTTGGGACTTGTTTTGATAGATGAGATCCATACCATTTCAGATGAGGAAAGGGGATTAAGGTTAAATGGATTGATAAAAAGGATTGAGCATATCTTCCCTAAGACTCAAGTAATAGGTTTGTCCGCTACAATAAAGAATCCTCAGGACTTGGCAAATGACTTCAATATGAAACTGGTTCAGTACAAGGAGCGCCCTGTTCCTCTTGAAAGGCATATTGTCTTTGTAAGGGGAGATGTTCAAAGAAGAATAATCATGAGAAAACTGGTCCAAAGGGAGTATTACAGCACTTCCTCTAAAGGATTCAAGGGTCAAACATTGATATTTACAAACTCAAGAAGAAAAACCCATAAGATAGCGAATTTCCTGTCTGGTAAGGGAATCAACGCTTCAGCATATCATGCTGGATTGTCATACTTCAAGAAGGAAAAGATTGAAAAGGACTTTTCCAAAGGCAAGATTGCAGCAGTTGTCACTACTGCAGCCCTTGCAGCAGGTGTGGATTTCCCAGCATCACAAGTTATCTTTGAATCATTGCTTATGGGTAACAAATGGATCACTCCTAATGAATTTTCACAGATGTTAGGTAGGGCAGGTAGGCCAACATACCATGACAGAGGTGTTATCTATCTCGTTCCAGAGATTGGAAGTGAGTTTGATAATGAAAGTGAAGAGGCAGTTGCACTTGACCTTCTTGAAAGTGATGTCGAGGATATTTTCGTGGATTATACAGAGGATGGATCACTTGAACAGATACTTACCGATATATCATCAAAGTCCTTAAGGAAAGTGAATGATGTTGAGGAATTCTATCAAAATATTCCAGTTCCAATGGATATAATGACAGCACTTGATGAACTTGAAGATAAGGATGCAATAAATATACATGCGGATGATACAATTGATACAACTCGATTTGGTAGGGCAGTTGCAATGTCATTTTTATCTGTGGATGATGGTGTTATCATTAAGGATTCCATTAACGATCCACATTACTTAAGCTATTATTATAAAAAGCCGTTCTTTAAGACAAATCTTAAAGAGTTGAGGTTTCTTTCTGAAAAGATTGATGAAAGCAATGAGAATGCCTTAAAGAAGAATAAGAAGATTCAAAATAAATCTAAGTCTAAGTCTAAAGACAGTTCTAAAAAGGATAAAAAAGATAAGAAAGAGACTAAAGAAAAAGATAAAAAAGACAATAAGGACAATAAGAAGAAAAATAAGTCTAAAAAAGGTTATAAGAAAAATAATGAAGATAAGTCTAAAAATAAGGATAAATCTAAGGATAAACCTAAAAAACCTATTAAGACTAATGAGAATAAGAATAAAGATAATGATAATAATCAAAGCTCTGGAATTAAGTTCATTGTTGAAGAGGATGTAGAAGAAAAACCTGTTAAAAAAGAGACTAAGAAGGAATCAAAGACCAGCATGTATATTGATAATATTGCTGATTATTTCAATGGATTGAATCAATCTAAGGATTATAAGTCTTCAAGTAGTGATAATATTGGCTCTTCAAATCAAAAGAATGATTATAAATCCTCTAAAAAGGATAAATCTAAAGATAATAAGTCAGATGTAATCTATAATAAGAAGACTTCAAATAAGTCTAAAAAGAATAAAAAGAATAAAAACAATAATGCTGCAGCAGTCAAGCAGATCAAGTTTAAGGAAAACATCTTTGCAGACATTCATGAAAAGATGTCTAAAGATGAAGTCAATTCAAATGACTTATTGAAAGTTCAATCAATAGCTCTTGATTTGGAATTGTTTGAAAACGCTTATTTGGCTCCTGTTGTTCATAAGCAAATCATTAGTGCATTGAAGATGAACTTCTCAACAAGGCTCTTTGCTGAATCCACATTGGATATCATATCATCTGGAGAGGCCATTTCAAAGATTGACAAGAAATTCCAGGATGCATTGCTTAAGATTCAAATAGATTTCCTAAGATGTGACTGCAATGAAAGGCCATTCTGTGAATGCCTGCAAAGGGGTATTTCATATTACATAATCAATCAGAGATTGAATGGTAAGGATCCAATTGACATTTCCAATTCTCTTCTTAAGGAATATCAAATCCAAACATATCCTGGAGACATATTCTCTTGGCTTGATGCTTATGTAAGGAATCTGGATGCAATAAGGAGAATAGCTAAGGCATTTGGTAAAAAGGATATAGTGCAGGTTTCAGAAAAATTGATGAAAATAGTGGAATCTGGAAAATAA
- a CDS encoding YigZ family protein: protein MKTIAKPFQTSIDIKKSQFICRLFPAQNEQEAKEIINKISEEYKDATHNCTAYVVSDGEGFDDDGEPGGTAGRPMLNVLKKNEMENIVAIVTRYFGGIKLGAGGLVRAYSKSVLETLSIAEIVDMELYEIFRFSFEYQHIKTIDNEIRSKNLAVVEKQYEANVIYFVASNNEDMIKNIQEKLAGVVNIEHLGSRFLEKID, encoded by the coding sequence ATGAAAACAATAGCTAAACCTTTCCAAACATCCATAGATATTAAGAAATCTCAATTCATTTGCAGACTATTTCCTGCACAGAATGAACAGGAAGCAAAAGAGATCATCAATAAAATATCTGAAGAGTACAAGGATGCAACACATAACTGCACTGCATATGTAGTTAGCGATGGGGAAGGATTTGATGATGATGGTGAGCCTGGAGGAACTGCAGGAAGGCCTATGCTAAATGTATTGAAGAAAAATGAGATGGAAAACATTGTAGCTATTGTAACAAGGTATTTCGGAGGAATTAAGCTTGGTGCAGGAGGTTTGGTTCGTGCTTACAGCAAATCAGTTCTTGAAACCCTTTCAATTGCTGAGATTGTTGATATGGAACTCTATGAGATATTCAGATTCAGCTTCGAATATCAGCATATAAAGACAATTGACAATGAGATCAGGTCAAAGAATTTGGCTGTTGTTGAAAAGCAGTATGAAGCAAATGTGATTTATTTTGTAGCTTCCAATAATGAGGACATGATTAAAAACATTCAGGAAAAATTAGCGGGTGTAGTAAATATAGAGCATTTAGGAAGCAGATTCTTGGAAAAAATAGATTGA
- a CDS encoding sodium-dependent transporter, which translates to MSDKNEWGSNLSFVLAMVGSAVGLGNIWRYPYVLYSNGGGAFYIPYIVAILLMGVPFLILEYGVGYNFKSSFPKAIRKIHANYEFLGWLLPISVFIIMIYYSCILGWDGIYVILSFFKGWGADPNTYFATTLLQSQETFSGITNFIPIIATAMLASWAIIWYISHKDLEEGLGKVSKVLVPLLFIIMIVIVAFSLTLPGAMIGLNELFSPDWSLLLDFDIWMAAFGQIIFSLSLGMSIAFTYASYTGEEGDLITNTLSIAFANCAFENFCALGVFSILGYMSLQSGTAVADLVAQGTGLVFVAYPTVLNVLGQYAIIIGPLFFLTIYLAGLTSILSTIEPLAFSIQNKFTWSRKKTMTVLCIIGAALSMMYATSYGGTLLGYVDAYINQIAILFGVLLECNLFAWTFNCEELIPTLNARSKTIKLGKWWIYIVKYILPLVIAIVWIGGVLDIINTGSMHELIVFGVLTVILIALTAIFTKMPATNEDWDKTEYRL; encoded by the coding sequence ATGAGTGATAAAAACGAATGGGGCAGTAATCTATCATTTGTTTTGGCAATGGTAGGTTCTGCTGTAGGACTTGGAAACATATGGAGATACCCATACGTTTTATACAGCAATGGTGGAGGAGCATTCTACATTCCATATATCGTTGCTATATTGCTGATGGGAGTTCCATTTTTAATCTTGGAATATGGTGTTGGATATAATTTCAAATCATCCTTTCCAAAGGCTATTCGTAAAATACATGCAAATTATGAATTTTTAGGATGGCTCTTGCCTATTTCCGTATTCATAATTATGATCTATTATTCATGTATACTTGGATGGGATGGAATATATGTAATTTTGAGTTTCTTTAAGGGATGGGGAGCAGACCCTAATACCTACTTTGCAACAACCTTGCTTCAATCTCAGGAAACCTTTAGCGGAATAACTAACTTCATTCCAATCATTGCTACAGCAATGCTTGCAAGTTGGGCAATTATATGGTACATTTCCCACAAGGACCTTGAGGAAGGGCTTGGAAAGGTAAGTAAAGTTCTTGTTCCTTTATTGTTTATAATCATGATTGTGATTGTAGCTTTCTCCTTAACCTTACCTGGTGCAATGATAGGATTGAATGAGCTCTTTTCACCTGATTGGAGCTTGCTCTTGGACTTTGACATATGGATGGCCGCATTCGGTCAGATAATCTTCTCATTAAGCCTTGGTATGAGTATTGCATTCACTTATGCAAGCTATACCGGAGAGGAAGGGGACTTGATTACAAACACATTATCCATTGCATTTGCAAATTGCGCATTTGAAAACTTCTGTGCATTAGGGGTTTTCTCAATCCTAGGATACATGTCACTTCAAAGCGGTACAGCAGTTGCAGACCTTGTAGCACAAGGTACAGGATTGGTATTCGTAGCTTATCCAACTGTTTTGAATGTATTAGGCCAATATGCAATCATCATTGGCCCTTTGTTCTTCTTGACAATTTACCTTGCAGGACTTACAAGTATCTTGTCCACTATCGAGCCATTGGCATTCAGTATTCAAAACAAGTTCACATGGTCCCGTAAGAAGACCATGACCGTCCTTTGTATAATAGGAGCTGCCTTATCCATGATGTATGCAACCTCCTACGGTGGAACACTCCTTGGATACGTTGATGCATATATCAATCAAATAGCTATTCTCTTCGGAGTATTATTGGAATGTAACCTATTTGCATGGACTTTCAATTGTGAAGAGCTTATTCCAACTTTAAATGCACGTAGTAAAACCATTAAATTAGGCAAATGGTGGATTTATATAGTTAAATATATTTTGCCATTAGTGATAGCAATTGTATGGATTGGTGGAGTATTGGACATTATAAATACCGGTTCAATGCATGAATTGATCGTATTTGGTGTTCTTACTGTCATATTGATTGCATTAACTGCAATATTCACCAAAATGCCTGCTACTAACGAAGACTGGGATAAGACTGAATATAGATTATAA
- a CDS encoding RNA-binding protein, translating into MVLKIKKRYFLKKKKVKAIKEELGDYGSFINNKDTLEMLEAEDYDFILVNGEPYIIMINGKPYPTLKAALNIELDSKVVVVDMGAVRFVTKGADVMSPGIVDADESIVEDDVVIIVEETHNKPLAMGIALITGPEMVENSEGKAIKSLHYVGDAIWNLEV; encoded by the coding sequence CTGGTTTTGAAAATAAAAAAAAGATATTTCCTAAAGAAAAAGAAAGTGAAAGCCATTAAGGAAGAGCTTGGAGATTACGGGTCCTTCATCAACAACAAGGACACTCTTGAGATGTTGGAAGCAGAGGATTATGATTTCATTCTAGTCAATGGAGAGCCTTACATCATTATGATTAACGGCAAGCCATATCCTACACTTAAGGCTGCATTGAATATAGAATTGGACAGCAAGGTGGTTGTAGTGGATATGGGTGCAGTAAGGTTTGTAACCAAGGGTGCAGATGTAATGAGCCCTGGTATTGTTGATGCGGACGAATCCATTGTGGAAGATGATGTTGTAATCATTGTTGAGGAAACACATAATAAGCCTTTAGCAATGGGAATCGCATTGATAACTGGTCCTGAAATGGTTGAAAATTCTGAAGGAAAAGCTATCAAATCACTTCATTATGTTGGAGATGCAATTTGGAATTTGGAAGTGTAA